From Salvia splendens isolate huo1 chromosome 16, SspV2, whole genome shotgun sequence, a single genomic window includes:
- the LOC121770368 gene encoding uncharacterized protein LOC121770368, whose amino-acid sequence MATGSRENRGMLHGEIIQISEPKTTPQPSIQQTEPSEGQPNWPARIQERPNTGGNKGQGGQGNWSGGPHGNWSSGGQPNWTGRQQEGNWGYRHQGHQSRNSGRQPNNQVVSYIPPHQRGNQQHQGNQPYHQPQYQSDHYGPSDYPQPSHGGGSLNQRYNRQANEGPGEAIVPHHQNDAMREIQEAQKEQRAALDMLTKQLSQVAMSLGELRGNEGKIPATVQPTGRENISVVSLRSGKVYQSPTPPASSPVSTSGQGREEEAESNFYDQAAGGRDKGKGKVCGETLGGGQGDGTGKTKPYPYRGMITRKRDATIDVASLFKDVEVKVPLLTSLKMPPISKFVKDYLAGKVNEEGRIITEENVSAVIQRSDLPSKKTDPWMFTLPISIGGIQVEHAMCDLGASINVLSYSIYKKLGEAKLVDTDVMIQLADRSCIHPEGILEDVIVKVNNFLYPADFFVIKMTEPAAKESSRVLLGKPFMSTASTIIDVCNEKISLDFKGEQFAFNIDEAMKRPTDSEKVYSVDVTEPLVQEYLEEEFLQRQFTDSAADEEVEMEIADWYEAMKVGEIDDQAIAKVVMDLCEQPRPAGSSGIAQLSSLEKLPT is encoded by the coding sequence ATGGCCACTGGATCCAGGGAAAACAGAGGGATGCTCCATGGAGAgatcatccaaatttcagagCCAAAGACAACGCCTCAACCATCTATTCAGCAGACAGAACCCTCCGAAGGCCAGCCCAATTGGCCTGCTCGAATTCAAGAAAGACCAAACACCGGAGGAAACAAAGGGCAAGGTGGTCAAGGCAACTGGTCAGGCGGACCCCATGGTAACTGGTCCAGCGGAGGTCAGCCCAACTGGACAGGCAGACAACAGGAAGGGAATTGGGGATACAGACATCAAGGCCACCAGTCAAGGAACTCCGGGAGACAACCGAACAATCAGGTGGTGAGCTACATTCCGCCGCATCAAAGAGGGAACCAACAGCACCAAGGAAACCAACCATACCATCAGCCCCAGTATCAATCTGATCATTATGGGCCGTCAGACTACCCTCAGCCCAGCCACGGTGGAGGATCTTTAAATCAGAGATACAACAGGCAGGCGAATGAAGGTCCAGGAGAGGCTATAGTTCCGCACCATCAGAATGATGCAATGCGTGAAATCCAGGAGGCGCAAAAAGAGCAAAGGGCAGCTCTggatatgcttacaaagcaaCTCTCTCAAGTTGCCATGTCACTGGGGGAGCTGagagggaatgaaggaaagatcCCAGCCACGGTGCAGCCCACTGGGCGGGAGAACATCAGCGTAGTCTCCCTGAGGTCAGGGAAGGTGTATCAAAGCCCCACTCCACCTGCAAGTTCCCCAGTATCTACATCTGGACAGGGccgcgaagaagaagcagagtCCAACTTCTATGATCAAGCCGCTGGAGGAAGAGATAAGGGAAAAGGGAAGGTATGCGGCGAGACCTTAGGAGGAGGTCAAGGCGATGGAACTGGGAAGACCAAGCCCTACCCCTACCGCGGGATGATTACAAGGAAGAGGGATGCAACGATTGATGTGGCCAGCTTATTCAAGGACGTGGAAGTCAAAGTGCCACTCCTAACGTCGTTGAAGATGCCCCCTATCAGCAAATTTGTTAAAGACTACCTGGCGGGAAAGGTCAATGAAGAAGGAAGAATAATTACAGAGGAGAATGTCTCTGCAGTGATCCAGCGGAGTGACCTCCCATCAAAGAAGACCGACCCATGGATGTTCACACTCCCAATCTCGATTGGAGGCATTCAAGTGGAGCATGCAATGTGCGATCTCGGGGCGTCTATCAATGTATTGTCAtattccatatacaagaagctGGGAGAGGCTAAGCTCGTCGACACCGACGTCATGATACAGCTAGCCGACAGGTCTTGCATTCACCCCGAGGGAATTCTCGAAGATGTGATAGTTAAGGTGAACAATTTCCTGTACCCAGCTGACTTCTTCGTCATCAAAATGACAGAGCCAGCAGCGAAGGAGTCTAGTAGAGTCTTATTGGGAAAGCCGTTCATGTCCACAGCCAGCACTATAATTGACGTCTGCAATGAGAAGATCAGTTTGGACTTCAAAGGAGAGCAATTCGCTTTCAACATTGATGAAGCAATGAAAAGGCCGACGGACAGTGAAAAGGTGTACTCGGTGGACGTGACCGAGCCTCTAGTGCAAGAGTATCTCGAAGAGGAGTTCCTACAGAGGCAATTCACCGACTCCGCAGCAGACGAAGAGGTTGAGATGGAAATTGCTGACTGGTACGAGGCTATGAAAGTTGGTGAGATagatgatcaagccatcgcgaAAGTGGTGATGGATTTGTGCGAGCAACCGCGGCCAGCTGGGTCAAGCGGGATCGCTCAATTGTCAAGCCTCGAGAAGCTGCCTACTTAA